The following coding sequences lie in one Streptomyces venezuelae genomic window:
- a CDS encoding TetR/AcrR family transcriptional regulator codes for MTAIEQTEAARPRGTRLPRRARRNQLLGAAQEVFVAQGYHAAAMDDIAERAGVSKPVLYQHFPGKLDLYLALLDQHCESLLQSVRTALASTTDNKLRVAATMDAYFAYVEDEGGAFRLVFESDLTNEAAVRERVDRVTLQCAEAICEVIAEDTGLPRDEAMLLAVGLGGYSQVVARYWLASSSTVPREKAVQLITSLAWRGIAGFPLHGSEGH; via the coding sequence GTGACAGCCATCGAGCAGACAGAGGCGGCACGCCCGCGGGGCACACGCCTGCCGCGCCGTGCCCGACGCAACCAGCTCCTCGGGGCTGCCCAGGAAGTTTTCGTCGCGCAGGGGTACCACGCGGCGGCGATGGACGACATCGCCGAGCGCGCCGGCGTCAGCAAGCCCGTGCTCTACCAGCACTTCCCGGGCAAGCTCGACCTCTACCTCGCCCTGCTCGACCAGCACTGCGAGTCACTGCTGCAGTCGGTGCGCACGGCACTTGCGTCCACCACGGACAACAAGCTCCGCGTCGCCGCGACGATGGACGCCTACTTCGCGTACGTGGAGGACGAGGGCGGCGCGTTCCGCCTGGTCTTCGAGTCGGACCTGACCAACGAGGCGGCCGTGCGGGAGCGCGTGGACCGCGTCACCCTGCAGTGCGCCGAGGCGATCTGCGAGGTCATCGCCGAGGACACGGGGCTGCCCCGCGACGAGGCGATGCTCCTCGCCGTCGGCCTCGGCGGGTACTCGCAGGTCGTCGCGCGCTACTGGCTGGCGAGCTCCAGCACGGTGCCGCGCGAGAAGGCGGTCCAGCTGATCACGTCGCTCGCCTGGCGCGGCATCGCGGGCTTCCCGCTGCACGGTTCAGAGGGCCACTGA
- a CDS encoding DUF3107 domain-containing protein yields MEVKIGVQYAPREIVLESGQSAEEVEHAVSEALTGKSPLLSLVDDHGRKVLVPADRLAYVELGEPTARKVGFSAL; encoded by the coding sequence GTGGAGGTCAAGATCGGCGTGCAGTACGCGCCCCGCGAGATCGTGCTGGAGAGCGGCCAGAGCGCCGAGGAAGTCGAGCACGCGGTGTCCGAGGCGCTGACCGGCAAGTCGCCGCTGCTGAGCCTCGTGGACGACCACGGCCGCAAGGTCCTGGTTCCGGCCGACCGCCTCGCGTACGTGGAGCTCGGTGAGCCCACCGCCCGCAAGGTGGGCTTCAGCGCCCTGTAG